One Ranitomeya imitator isolate aRanImi1 chromosome 1, aRanImi1.pri, whole genome shotgun sequence DNA window includes the following coding sequences:
- the LOC138657703 gene encoding chemerin-like receptor 1 isoform X2 yields the protein MNASYNSNNNNDYIYNYEDYENDSLSVIENGSENENSVFLRILQSVLYSVVCAIGIIGNGLVIGIIASKKKKSINTIWFLYLASADFLFSFFLPLTIVYTAMGHHWIFGKVMCKLNSFVLVSNMFTSIFLLTTISLDRCIMVIFPVWSQNYRSIKQAKLLSFVAWTVAFLLSTPSIIFRDIYLNDRNIKCFDNYAMFGDDNESKIHTMMTMVRFVFGYLIPLILIIISYSIIVYKLKKNRMTNSGKPFKIIYSIILAFFFCWSPYHAMHILELYRNHFPHSLFKICIPIVVALASANSCVNPILYVIIGHDFRSTFCMKIPSRIGNALSDDTLHTRHSFKSMTHRSSVTEKESMI from the coding sequence ATGAATGCAAGTTATAACAGTAATAACAACAATGACTACATCTATAATTATGAAGATTATGAAAATGATTCCCTTTCAGTCATTGAAAATGGAAGTGAAAATGAAAACAGTGTTTTTCTGCGAATTTTACAATCTGTACTATACTCTGTAGTATGTGCCATAGGAATCATTGGGAATGGCCTTGTGATCGGAATTATCGCATCCAAGAAGAAGAAATCGATCAACACCATCTGGTTCCTTTACTTGGCATCGGCAGATTTCTTGTTTTCGTTTTTCTTACCTCTGACTATTGTTTATACAGCGATGGGTCATCACTGGATTTTTGGAAAAGTCATGTGCAAGCTAAACTCCTTTGTTCTGGTCTCGAACATGTTCACCAGCATCTTTCTTTTAACCACCATTAGTTTGGATCGTTGTATAATGGTTATCTTCCCTGTTTGGTCTCAAAATTATCGCTCTATCAAGCAAGCCAAACTTCTCTCTTTCGTAGCATGGACCGTTGCATTTCTCCTTAGCACCCCTTCTATAATTTTCCGAGACATTTATTTAAATGACAGAAATATAAAATGTTTTGACAACTATGCAATGTTTGGTGATGATAATGAATCAAAAATCCATACCATGATGACTATGGTGAGATTTGTATTTGGATATTTAATCCCGCTCATACTTATTATCATCAGTTACTCTATAATTGTCTACAAGCTTAAGAAAAATCGGATGACAAATTCAGGAAAACCATTTAAAATTATATATTCCATCATTTTGGCATTCTTCTTCTGCTGGTCACCATATCATGCTATGCACATTTTAGAGTTATATCGAAATCATTTCCCACACTCCTTGTTTAAGATTTGCATACCAATTGTCGTTGCTTTGGCTAGCGCCAATAGCTGTGTAAATCCCATTCTGTATGTTATTATAGGCCATGATTTTAGGAGCACATTTTGCATGAAAATACCTTCAAGAATTGGTAATGCATTAAGTGATGATACTTTACATACACGGCATAGTTTTAAAAGTATGACACATCGTTCTTCTGTGACTGAAAAGGAGTCAATGATATAG
- the LOC138657703 gene encoding chemerin-like receptor 1 isoform X1, whose product MPDFQGTSKYFKKRKKTTQTANYLLDCCKESTMNASYNSNNNNDYIYNYEDYENDSLSVIENGSENENSVFLRILQSVLYSVVCAIGIIGNGLVIGIIASKKKKSINTIWFLYLASADFLFSFFLPLTIVYTAMGHHWIFGKVMCKLNSFVLVSNMFTSIFLLTTISLDRCIMVIFPVWSQNYRSIKQAKLLSFVAWTVAFLLSTPSIIFRDIYLNDRNIKCFDNYAMFGDDNESKIHTMMTMVRFVFGYLIPLILIIISYSIIVYKLKKNRMTNSGKPFKIIYSIILAFFFCWSPYHAMHILELYRNHFPHSLFKICIPIVVALASANSCVNPILYVIIGHDFRSTFCMKIPSRIGNALSDDTLHTRHSFKSMTHRSSVTEKESMI is encoded by the coding sequence ACAATGAATGCAAGTTATAACAGTAATAACAACAATGACTACATCTATAATTATGAAGATTATGAAAATGATTCCCTTTCAGTCATTGAAAATGGAAGTGAAAATGAAAACAGTGTTTTTCTGCGAATTTTACAATCTGTACTATACTCTGTAGTATGTGCCATAGGAATCATTGGGAATGGCCTTGTGATCGGAATTATCGCATCCAAGAAGAAGAAATCGATCAACACCATCTGGTTCCTTTACTTGGCATCGGCAGATTTCTTGTTTTCGTTTTTCTTACCTCTGACTATTGTTTATACAGCGATGGGTCATCACTGGATTTTTGGAAAAGTCATGTGCAAGCTAAACTCCTTTGTTCTGGTCTCGAACATGTTCACCAGCATCTTTCTTTTAACCACCATTAGTTTGGATCGTTGTATAATGGTTATCTTCCCTGTTTGGTCTCAAAATTATCGCTCTATCAAGCAAGCCAAACTTCTCTCTTTCGTAGCATGGACCGTTGCATTTCTCCTTAGCACCCCTTCTATAATTTTCCGAGACATTTATTTAAATGACAGAAATATAAAATGTTTTGACAACTATGCAATGTTTGGTGATGATAATGAATCAAAAATCCATACCATGATGACTATGGTGAGATTTGTATTTGGATATTTAATCCCGCTCATACTTATTATCATCAGTTACTCTATAATTGTCTACAAGCTTAAGAAAAATCGGATGACAAATTCAGGAAAACCATTTAAAATTATATATTCCATCATTTTGGCATTCTTCTTCTGCTGGTCACCATATCATGCTATGCACATTTTAGAGTTATATCGAAATCATTTCCCACACTCCTTGTTTAAGATTTGCATACCAATTGTCGTTGCTTTGGCTAGCGCCAATAGCTGTGTAAATCCCATTCTGTATGTTATTATAGGCCATGATTTTAGGAGCACATTTTGCATGAAAATACCTTCAAGAATTGGTAATGCATTAAGTGATGATACTTTACATACACGGCATAGTTTTAAAAGTATGACACATCGTTCTTCTGTGACTGAAAAGGAGTCAATGATATAG